A segment of the Lolium perenne isolate Kyuss_39 chromosome 3, Kyuss_2.0, whole genome shotgun sequence genome:
GAGCGATGAATCCAATTGTTCCTCTAGGACCAGTCATCGAAAGCTTGCTCTCATTTGCATGACATAATTTAGCTAGACCAAAATCAGCAATCTTTGGGGTAAAATCCTTGTCTAGAAGGATATTCTGAGGCTTGATATCGAAATGAACAATCCGAGAATTACAGCCATGGTGCAAGTAGTCTAGGCCACGAGCAATCCCAATTGCTATCGCATAGAGCCTCTCCCATCCTAAAGTTTCTTTTGGGTTCCCTGAGTATATGTACTTATCCAAGGAACCGTTGGACATGTACTCATATATAAGAGCTCGTTTTGATCCCTCCAAACAAAACCCAAATAAGCTAACAATATTAATATGAGAGGTTCTGCCAATGCTCATAACCTCATTCAGAAACTCATCTCCATTTCCTTTGCAGTCATGCAAGAATTTTACAGCAACCAAACGACCATCATGTAGTCTTCCTTTGTAAACTACACCATAACCACCTCTTCCAAGCTGATCACTGCGAGAAGACGTTATCTTCATTACCTTTGAGTACATGTATCTTTTTGGCGCTAGGGATCCATAAGATACTATCATGGCCTCATAATTCTTTTCATTGTTGCTGCTTGTCTTCTTGAGAAACCATAGTCGTTTGCCCTTTTTATGCCATATCAGGAAATAAATACATGTAAAGAGCAAGGTTGCAGCTGCTGATGTCAAAGCTGAGATGGAAGCACATGTTATTTCCTTTTGTAAATCAGAAGTTATTATACATTCATTATGATTACCAAGATGATCAATAGTTTAACTTTCTCTTTCTTCAAGAGTTCATTATGGTAATAGTACCAACAAGCTAAAGACCATAAGTTGCACAGTCATGCATTATGCAGAAATGAGAGTTTCTTGTTTCAGTTTTAAATTTTAGAACCATTTTTCATTGACTACTGACAAGATAAATTTTAAAGTTAGCATTTCATCATAGAAAACACTATTACTGAACTACTAATATTTAAATCATCCCGTACGAAAAGATAGAAAATGTTTTAACATACCTATTAACATGATCTTCCTGAAGGCCCTCTTTCTACCTGGAATATAACATATAATTTATTAGTAAAAACTGTATTGTTCAATAGTattatgtttgttatttttccaaAAGAAAGAAAGGTGTAAGTATATGAATCTTCAATATTCTGTGATGAAATAGAAAAACACATTGCAAAATAACGAAGAACAATAGAACATGGAGTATTGAGACTTTTGTTTGATTGAGGTATTGAACAACTATGTAGCTCAAATGGAAGTTCGCCAAAACAAACTTCAATTATAGGCCTGTTTAGATTTGATACCCAATATAGCGATTGCATACACTTAAGAATTGCGAGTCCACGAGTCGAGCCGAGTTGTACAGACTCATAGAGTAGCCGTGATTAGTCTAGACTAATGTTCGACAGTCGACATGTACTTCAGCAGTCGCTAGTACAAAATACTATCATACGTGACAGAAAATAAGAGATTTAATAACTAAAACTGACATAAGTTCAACACAAGTTACATAAATAATAATTCTAGAACCTATAACATCATGACATAGGTCTCAAATGATCTCGTCTAGATTACGGAACGATGTCTTTGAATTTCATCTTCATCCTTCTCGTCCAAATGTCGCTTGAGAGCTCTGAACTTCCTTGTGTTTAAGAAGTCATGGATTTCTTTCTTAATTTCCACAGATGCCTCTGGACAGTTATCCACATAGTTATACACATCACTGAAACCCCAGAAAGGTGCCGCCGCAGCCGTCCCACTCTCTGACCACACAACTTGCACTGGAGCAAATCCTTCCTGGCTAAATCTGGCCAAAATCATAATTCCAACTGGATCATCTGATTGAGCTTTCTGTCTACGATCATTGGACAGATCATGACCATCAGCATTCGGGCCCGCTCTAGGTCCGGCGGGCTATGGCCAGAACTCAGATCTGGCTGTCGGCTAGTGCACCTGTCCGAGGGTCAGCGGTGCACTACAGCTGCGGAGATCTCGTCTGGCGTACCGCGGTGGGGTGTGAGGATGGCCGGGAAGCACATGGACGGTGTCTGGCAGAGCTGGCCATGTGTGGGTTTCATGCCCCACCCCCTCCCCGGCCATGTGTCGGATCCAGGCCAGGggcctagatctagatctagcgttTGCCTAGTAATCGTTCTTTCAGGTTTTGTTGGCTTGACCGGCGGATGCTCGTCCTGCCTGTTAAGCCCCTGCCGTCCAAGGGCTGGTTGGCTGGCTCGGACCTTCCCAGCCCGCTCCGATGGATTTGTCATCGTGGCGTCTGCCATGTCGAGGGTGGGACTTGGATGCAGATGCGGCAGCCTCGGAAGGTGGACTACGCGACTCAGTGCACCGTGTGGGCTATAGGTGAAAACTTCTGTCTTGATCTAAATGACAACGACGCAGCGCGCGCCGTGACCCTCTTGGGGGCATCATGGTGGAGCTCCGGTCACCCCAAGTCTCGATCTTCAGTGACAAGTTTGGTTTTCCATGTTCTTTCTTGTTTAACTGTGATTCACTTTGTAATAGAGTTTTCTCATCACTTTGTATCGGTTCAGCCGTGGGCTTTATTTATAAATCACTGTTTATCGGTTCGGCCATGGGCATTATTTATAAAGTGAGGGCCAAAGCCTATTTCTAGGAGGAGAGAAAGAACATGATTGATTCCTATGGGTGGGAAGTAGCTTATCAAAGTTTCCCACCGAAGCCGCTCTTCTTATTCCATAAATAAATTTTATGAAGTTCAGTGAAAAAAAGTGTAAGTTTTCTTCCATCCTTCCAAGCTCCTCGAGCTTGATCCACAAAAGATATGTGCATTTCTTATTTATAGTTTAGTATTAGAATGCTAAGTGAACAAACAAAACAATTTGATGACTGAACTTACCACTGACAGGTGCACGCTGCCATTTCAAGAGGAAGCCGCCGCCGATGAGCTGCTCGTAGTCGCTCGTGTTTGCCTTGCCGTTTGCACCACCCAGCACCGGCACGACTACGAGAGTGTCGCAGCCCTCCATAGCACTCGTCTCATCGTAACTCCCTTCCGTGCGGACAAACACCTGGCTCTCGTTCCCACACCTCATTCTTGTCTGCTCCAGCTCTCTGTCCCGACGTACCATGGAAGCCGATGTGCAGTTGTACATCACGAGGTTCAGGTTGATGGGGTCGATCTTGAACGGGATGCCCAGCTTGTCGGAGGTGTTCCAGACCGTTACTTGGCAGCTGTTGGAGGCTTGCAACAATGTCAGCTTGCAGACATCCACAACGCGCAAACTCTCTTCCTCGTAAAAGATGTCCATGATTGTGAATCCAACGCTGGGTACAGAGCTTGGTAAAACTGGAGTGTCGTTAAGGCAGGTGATCTCGAAATCCGGGGAACCACATGATCTTTCCGTCTGCCAATCAGAGAGCCAGAATGGGTCAGAGATGGTGACGTTGCCACAGCTCGTAGCCGAGCAGCCTTCCGCTTGCTCCTCAGCCACCACGACGGCCAGTATCAGCGGTAGCCACCAGGCCAAGAAGAGCCAGTATCTTGGAGCCATGGCAGCACAGGATTTGGAATTTGTTGCTAGTGAGTGGGGTGCTGGACCCTGGCCGCCTCGGAAGATGGAAGTAAGTGAGAATAAGAATGCTCTGCTAGTGATTCGGGGCGCTAGGCTATCTTGGTACACAAATCCTATGAGACGAGCTTCACACGGCGGCCAAAAGACTAGTTTCACACGGTGACCAAAAGACTAACTTGTTGACTGGTTCTGGGGTGATGTTTCGACAGTTTGGCAGAATCCCAGTGGACAAGTCTCTACAGTGCGATTGGATGTGACTGCCGATAGTGGAATTCCATTAACTGAATGTACTTTTCCCCAGGAGTACCATGGCACGTAATATTACAGCAGAAGCAATTTGCAAACACTTTTGTGTGGTGGTGTTGTATCTGGGAACATTAATTCAATGTTTCTTTTCGTGGGAAGAGATAGCTTTGTTGACTACTGAATATTCTTCATACAGTTTTTCTGGAGATAGAGCCATTTTCTTGTGTGTAATGTGTATactcactagtagaaacaagggcttttatcctgtcctcgaaagtgcttttgcaccggatttggcacgaaccggtgctaaaggggtcattagcaccggttcgtgcggtctgcacgtccagggggcattagcaccggttcgtgcgggatcttttacaccggttcgtaacacgaaccggtgcaaaaaggTTGGCGTCATCTTTtgctaacacgaaccggtgcaaaaggtctacccttttgcaccggttcgtaacacgaaccggtgcaaaaggtttttctgctccccacgcacgaaaaaattacatccgaattcaccagggtttacccggttagctaatttttagattttgGAAATTCCaagtgaaaatatgaaagcaggaagattttagtttttttccagaaatttaggatttcatatttttttagtttttataattaaaattaataattgcatcctgcataaagattgctattacttttagaaaattataagattttcaaatttttaggttttaggtttggcaaaaaaaaaattaaaaattaaaaaattgaaaataattaaaaataatacaaattataaagttaatgtttatttatttattcaggattattattacaacattactttggtttattaaaataattatttgaaattcgaacaataaagaaatatgacatcgatcgacatgttaataggattgatatgatactactatcacatacatgcgcgcgaagcacttagatgcgggatggaaaggaacttggaagttaagcgtgctagtgctagagtagtgggaggatgggtgaccgagcgggaagtttgggcATGAGTAAGTAATTGGATTAGAGATaagggtagttagagactaaccttgtgaaataactaaaatattagaaattccgaaaaaagaaaaaaaaagggagtagaaaataattcaaaaaaaaagtgtttttctgccgcggcagcgttttgggacgtttttctgccgcggcagaccctttagcaccggttcgtattacgaaccggcaaACTCCCTCCCTGGCCGCCCCACAGCCGGCCACGTggagacccctttagcaccggttcgtaagcgaaccggtgcaaaaggggggggccttttgcaccggatggtttgcaccggttggccatccggtgcatatggccatTACCAACCGGTGGAAAAGGCCATATTTCTACTAGTGACTGGTACTTTGTGAACTCCAGGATTTGCCCATTACCTGCACTTTAACTTTCATCTTTACATGGCATGGCAGGATAATTGCAGTGATCCCGGCGATGGGGAGGTCTGGCAGCTGGCAGCTGGCAGGGCTCTTCAACCAGAGTGTGCATGGGTGGTTTGTCTCACCACCAGGAACAGAAGAGATGTACCTTGATAAGTTGATAGTCACCAGCAGGAGCAGGAAAGGCAGCAGCTCGGAACCATCACAATTTTTTAGATTTGGAATTTTTTTGCAGCTGTGGTCATGGGGTGTGGGGAGATAGAACAGAGAATACCGTGCCTAGTGGGCTGAGTGCTGGCTACCTTGGTCCACACGTCCTGCAGACGGTCTTCAGACTTTTCAAGAGTGTTCAGCAGAATCCACTGGAGAAGTCTCAAGGTGCGCTTGGATGTGATTGCCAGCAGAGGACTTTCGATTGTCTTAGTGTGGGCACCATAATACCT
Coding sequences within it:
- the LOC139838372 gene encoding LEAF RUST 10 DISEASE-RESISTANCEUS RECEPTOR-LIKE PROTEIN KINASE-like 2.4; its protein translation is MAPRYWLFLAWWLPLILAVVVAEEQAEGCSATSCGNVTISDPFWLSDWQTERSCGSPDFEITCLNDTPVLPSSVPSVGFTIMDIFYEEESLRVVDVCKLTLLQASNSCQVTVWNTSDKLGIPFKIDPINLNLVMYNCTSASMVRRDRELEQTRMRCGNESQVFVRTEGSYDETSAMEGCDTLVVVPVLGGANGKANTSDYEQLIGGGFLLKWQRAPVSGRKRAFRKIMLIALTSAAATLLFTCIYFLIWHKKGKRLWFLKKTSSNNEKNYEAMIVSYGSLAPKRYMYSKVMKITSSRSDQLGRGGYGVVYKGRLHDGRLVAVKFLHDCKGNGDEFLNEVMSIGRTSHINIVSLFGFCLEGSKRALIYEYMSNGSLDKYIYSGNPKETLGWERLYAIAIGIARGLDYLHHGCNSRIVHFDIKPQNILLDKDFTPKIADFGLAKLCHANESKLSMTGPRGTIGFIAPEVHYRNFGVVSTKSDVYSYGMMLLEMVGGRKNVNSMAKSSSEQYHFAADDGLQACDVTRQIEEMAKKMTFIGLWCIQILPIYRPTIAKVLEMFERSLDEMEMPPKQNFCELLEDSAQNMSVQSASSTIPEDISLVNSKSLEELPSH